From Enhydrobacter sp., the proteins below share one genomic window:
- a CDS encoding GFA family protein — MLKGHCLCGAIRFEVDAAPTNQTICHCSTCRRAAGSPVVGWFSVPPSAYRVVAGTPAGYRSSPHVVRTFCPACGTPLTYQSTRTPHEIDVTTCSLDDPEAVPPRDHTHASSRLSWIKLADGLPTHAELRPKG; from the coding sequence ATGCTGAAGGGCCATTGTCTGTGCGGCGCCATCCGATTCGAGGTGGACGCCGCACCGACCAACCAGACGATCTGCCATTGCAGCACGTGCCGCCGTGCCGCCGGTTCGCCCGTCGTCGGCTGGTTCTCCGTGCCGCCCAGCGCCTACCGCGTGGTGGCCGGGACGCCGGCGGGCTATCGCTCGTCGCCGCACGTGGTCCGCACCTTCTGCCCGGCCTGCGGCACGCCGCTCACCTACCAGTCGACGCGCACGCCGCATGAAATCGATGTCACGACCTGCTCGCTCGACGATCCCGAGGCGGTGCCGCCGCGCGACCACACGCACGCTTCGTCCAGGCTGTCGTGGATCAAGCTGGCGGACGGGCTGCCAACCCATGCCGAGCTGCGACCGAAGGGCTAA
- the ggt gene encoding gamma-glutamyltransferase — MPSFTYEFPYASRKLPIFADNVVASSQHLAAAAGLRMLARGGNAVDAAIASAIAITVVEPTMNGIGADAFCILWDGQKLVGLNASGHSPALMTPDQYKGQDKMPSVGWGSVTTPGAVSLWMELHKRYGKLPFADLFEPGIKYARDGFRVSYMVARQWDRAIDRLKGQESWVKAFLPNGRAPQPGEIWKFPDQARTLTKIAESKGEAFYRGEIAEAMETYAKETGGALRAKDLAEHKADWVDPIGLTYRGTTLHEIPPSGQGIAACMALGILENFDLAGFDGDGPEVAHLRIEAMKLAFADIWRYVADPRFMEVTPAQMLDKHYLKSRARLIDPKKAKDFGPGTPKDGGTIYLGTADASGMMVSLIQSNYTGFGSGIVVPGTGIALQNRATGFVTTKGHPNEVGPKKRPFHTIIPAFITKDGRPVATFGLMGGAMQPQGHMQVFSRIVDYGQNPQAAIDGPRWRVHETDGSVWTEGHMPADTAAGLEARGHKVARTQWPSFDFGSSQIIWRFPEGGPYLGASESRRDGAAIGF; from the coding sequence GTGCCATCTTTCACTTACGAGTTCCCGTACGCGTCCAGGAAACTCCCGATCTTCGCCGACAACGTCGTCGCCTCCTCGCAGCACCTCGCCGCCGCCGCCGGCCTGCGCATGCTGGCCAGGGGCGGCAACGCAGTCGACGCGGCGATCGCGAGCGCGATCGCCATCACCGTCGTCGAGCCGACCATGAACGGCATCGGCGCCGACGCCTTCTGCATCCTGTGGGACGGCCAGAAGCTCGTCGGGCTGAACGCTTCCGGCCATTCGCCGGCGCTGATGACACCCGACCAGTACAAGGGCCAGGACAAGATGCCGAGCGTCGGCTGGGGCAGCGTGACGACGCCCGGCGCCGTGTCGCTCTGGATGGAGCTGCACAAGCGCTACGGCAAGCTGCCCTTCGCGGACCTGTTCGAGCCCGGCATCAAGTACGCGCGCGACGGCTTTCGCGTTTCCTACATGGTGGCGCGGCAATGGGACCGCGCCATCGATCGCCTGAAGGGCCAGGAAAGCTGGGTGAAGGCGTTCCTGCCGAACGGCCGCGCGCCGCAGCCGGGCGAGATCTGGAAGTTCCCCGACCAGGCGCGGACGCTCACCAAGATCGCCGAGAGCAAGGGCGAGGCCTTCTATCGCGGCGAGATCGCCGAAGCGATGGAGACGTACGCCAAGGAGACCGGCGGCGCGCTGCGCGCCAAGGATCTCGCCGAGCACAAGGCCGACTGGGTCGATCCGATCGGGCTCACCTATCGCGGCACGACGCTGCACGAGATCCCGCCGTCGGGCCAGGGCATCGCCGCCTGCATGGCGCTCGGCATCCTGGAGAACTTCGATCTCGCAGGCTTCGACGGCGACGGGCCGGAGGTGGCGCATCTTCGCATCGAGGCGATGAAGCTCGCCTTCGCCGACATCTGGCGCTACGTCGCCGACCCGCGCTTCATGGAGGTGACGCCGGCGCAGATGCTCGACAAGCACTACCTCAAGAGCCGCGCCAGGCTGATCGATCCCAAGAAAGCCAAGGATTTCGGCCCGGGCACGCCCAAGGACGGCGGCACGATCTATCTCGGCACCGCCGACGCCTCGGGCATGATGGTGTCGCTGATCCAGTCGAATTACACGGGCTTCGGCTCGGGCATCGTCGTGCCGGGAACCGGCATCGCGCTCCAGAATCGCGCGACCGGCTTCGTCACCACCAAGGGCCATCCCAACGAGGTCGGCCCGAAGAAGCGGCCGTTCCACACCATCATCCCGGCCTTCATCACCAAGGACGGCCGCCCGGTCGCGACCTTCGGCCTGATGGGCGGCGCCATGCAGCCGCAGGGCCACATGCAGGTCTTCTCGCGCATCGTCGACTACGGCCAGAACCCGCAGGCCGCGATCGACGGCCCGCGCTGGCGCGTGCACGAGACCGACGGATCGGTATGGACCGAGGGTCATATGCCGGCCGACACCGCCGCCGGCCTCGAGGCGCGCGGCCACAAGGTCGCCCGCACCCAGTGGCCGAGCTTCGACTTCGGCTCGAGCCAGATCATCTGGCGCTTCCCCGAAGGCGGCCCCTATCTCGGCGCCTCGGAGAGCCGGCGCGACGGCGCGGCCATTGGCTTCTAA
- a CDS encoding long-chain fatty acid--CoA ligase: MADYPWVKSYPPGVKWELEVPKKTIHQIFEESCAQYGNRPFTDFLDKVMTFRDYKEASDKAAAGFQKLGVKPGVNVGLYLPNTPHYLIAFFGVLKAGGRVVNYSPLDAARELEFKIGDSETDILVTLDVTALYPKMAAMKGKTRLKKLIVGSIADYLPWPKNWLYPIAKKKDIATWPRDDWHMSFKDLLANDGKYTVHAPQSDNLWDEVALLQYTGGTTGLPKAAMLTHGCVMSAMSQGQAWTVPYTTPGTEKIVCVLPLFHIYALSGIMLGAVRNGNQLILYPRPDIDMIVKDLATKRPTFLPGVPTLYTAINKHPKAQGLDLKSLKICMSGGAPLPVEVQQAFEKLTGATLIEGYGLTETSPTGAICPVDKAVRRVGSCGVPMPGTIIEIRDMENPDRVLPAGKENVGEVCIIGPQVMKGYWKKPEETEKVLFRHPSSNWSGLRTGDMGYMDADGWLYLVDRSKDLIISSGYNVYPRMIEEAVYEHSAVEECIVIGIPDPYRQEAPKVFVKLKPGAALTFEELKAHLEGKIGKHEMPVAMEVRPELPKTPVGKLSKKELKEEERAKAQAKAA; encoded by the coding sequence ATGGCCGATTATCCTTGGGTGAAGAGCTATCCGCCGGGCGTGAAGTGGGAGCTCGAGGTCCCGAAGAAGACCATCCACCAGATCTTCGAGGAGAGCTGCGCGCAATACGGCAACCGGCCGTTCACCGACTTCCTCGACAAGGTGATGACCTTCCGCGACTACAAGGAGGCGTCCGACAAGGCCGCCGCCGGCTTCCAGAAACTGGGCGTCAAGCCGGGTGTCAATGTCGGCCTCTATTTGCCCAACACGCCGCACTACCTGATCGCCTTCTTCGGCGTGCTGAAGGCGGGCGGCCGGGTCGTCAACTACAGCCCGCTCGACGCCGCGCGCGAGCTCGAGTTCAAGATCGGCGACAGCGAGACAGACATCCTGGTCACGCTCGACGTCACCGCGCTCTATCCGAAGATGGCGGCGATGAAGGGCAAGACGCGGCTCAAGAAGCTGATCGTCGGCTCGATCGCCGACTACCTGCCGTGGCCCAAGAACTGGCTCTACCCGATCGCCAAGAAGAAGGACATCGCGACCTGGCCGCGCGACGACTGGCACATGTCGTTCAAGGACCTGCTGGCCAACGACGGCAAGTACACCGTCCACGCGCCGCAGAGCGACAACCTGTGGGACGAGGTCGCGCTGCTGCAATACACCGGCGGCACGACCGGCCTGCCCAAGGCGGCGATGTTGACGCACGGCTGCGTCATGTCGGCGATGAGCCAGGGCCAAGCCTGGACCGTGCCCTACACCACGCCGGGCACCGAGAAGATCGTCTGCGTGCTGCCGCTGTTCCACATCTACGCGCTGTCGGGGATCATGCTGGGAGCGGTGCGCAACGGCAACCAGCTGATCCTCTATCCGCGGCCCGACATCGACATGATCGTCAAGGATCTCGCGACCAAACGGCCGACCTTCCTGCCCGGCGTGCCGACGCTCTACACCGCGATCAACAAGCATCCCAAGGCGCAGGGCCTCGACCTGAAGTCGCTCAAGATCTGCATGTCGGGCGGCGCGCCCCTGCCGGTCGAGGTGCAGCAGGCGTTCGAGAAGCTGACCGGCGCCACCCTGATCGAGGGCTACGGCCTCACCGAGACCTCGCCGACCGGCGCCATCTGCCCGGTCGACAAGGCCGTGCGCCGCGTCGGCTCGTGCGGCGTGCCGATGCCGGGCACCATCATCGAGATCCGCGACATGGAGAATCCCGACCGCGTGCTGCCGGCCGGCAAGGAAAATGTTGGGGAGGTCTGCATCATCGGCCCGCAGGTCATGAAGGGCTACTGGAAGAAACCCGAAGAGACCGAGAAGGTGCTGTTCCGCCATCCCTCCAGCAACTGGTCGGGACTGCGCACCGGCGACATGGGCTACATGGACGCCGACGGCTGGCTCTATCTGGTCGACCGCTCGAAGGACCTCATCATCTCGTCGGGCTACAACGTCTATCCGCGCATGATCGAAGAGGCGGTCTACGAGCATTCCGCGGTCGAGGAGTGCATCGTCATCGGCATCCCCGATCCCTACCGCCAGGAAGCGCCCAAGGTCTTCGTCAAGCTGAAGCCCGGCGCCGCGCTCACCTTCGAGGAGCTCAAGGCCCATCTCGAGGGCAAGATCGGCAAGCACGAGATGCCGGTCGCCATGGAGGTGCGCCCCGAACTGCCCAAGACCCCGGTGGGCAAGCTCTCCAAGAAAGAACTCAAGGAAGAGGAGCGCGCCAAGGCCCAGGCCAAGGCGGCTTAG
- a CDS encoding GNAT family N-acetyltransferase, with product MSPSASLASIRRLEELAFRGWPALQTRDVAGWRLRFAGGYTKRANSINALAPDARVDDRTVAALEFSYAAPVWRLTPLAPPAIRPLLSERGYRTIERSHVQLCPLDQTFAADPEVAILSRPSPAWIEAFETWSPVRPEHRDVMRRMLAAIAAPAGFAFVEQAGQPLAMAIGAVEGDHMGLFDVLVMPHARRRGLARRVTESLYAWARGRGARFAYLQVVATNAAALPLYEAQGFRTVYSYEYMAPATP from the coding sequence ATGTCACCCTCCGCGTCCTTGGCCTCGATCCGACGTCTGGAAGAACTCGCCTTCCGCGGCTGGCCGGCCCTGCAAACCCGCGACGTCGCGGGCTGGCGCCTGCGATTCGCCGGCGGTTACACGAAAAGAGCCAATTCAATCAATGCCTTGGCGCCTGACGCGCGGGTCGACGACCGGACCGTGGCGGCGCTCGAGTTCAGCTATGCGGCCCCGGTCTGGCGCCTGACTCCCCTGGCACCTCCCGCCATCCGCCCGCTGCTGTCGGAGCGCGGCTACCGCACGATCGAGCGCAGCCACGTCCAGCTCTGCCCGCTGGATCAGACCTTCGCTGCCGACCCGGAGGTGGCCATCCTGTCCCGCCCGTCGCCGGCCTGGATCGAGGCCTTCGAGACCTGGAGTCCGGTGCGGCCCGAGCATCGCGACGTCATGCGGCGCATGCTCGCCGCCATTGCCGCGCCGGCGGGCTTCGCCTTCGTCGAGCAGGCCGGGCAGCCTCTGGCGATGGCGATCGGCGCCGTCGAGGGCGATCACATGGGGCTGTTCGACGTGCTGGTGATGCCGCACGCCCGTCGCCGCGGCCTGGCGCGCCGCGTCACCGAGAGCCTTTACGCATGGGCGCGGGGCCGCGGGGCCCGTTTCGCCTATCTCCAGGTCGTCGCAACCAACGCGGCGGCCCTGCCGCTGTACGAGGCCCAAGGGTTCCGCACCGTCTACTCCTACGAATACATGGCGCCAGCCACGCCTTGA
- a CDS encoding DUF2272 domain-containing protein: MNIDIPSVEIRVCWQPPRPRSSHAIGPRLPAILLFLLLTLALAGCGGSPRTSAPADRPPSDRVAYTAWQEWTRFGRSTVVYGGFANGYTNRTGVTERSEPLASKIGDYWGSCGRPEWNGRTSNRPWSGAFVAWVMSSSGVSAADFPRDGRHGGYLSSLYERQRAGRRAFALHAPAEYAPRPGDLVCSGTTGPTWRNADPRTASRRIDNTANHCDIVTDVRGGFIHAIGGNVRNSVTMSLYPVDGRGRLRPVAGKTWLLVVEKRM; encoded by the coding sequence ATGAATATCGACATCCCCTCCGTCGAGATTCGTGTTTGCTGGCAGCCGCCCCGTCCACGTTCCTCCCACGCGATCGGTCCACGGCTGCCGGCGATCCTTCTCTTCCTCCTGCTGACGTTGGCGCTCGCCGGCTGCGGCGGCAGCCCGCGTACGTCCGCGCCCGCCGACCGTCCGCCCTCCGACCGGGTCGCCTATACGGCCTGGCAGGAATGGACGCGGTTCGGCCGCTCGACCGTCGTCTATGGCGGCTTCGCCAACGGCTACACCAACCGAACCGGCGTCACCGAGCGCAGCGAACCCCTGGCCAGTAAGATCGGCGACTATTGGGGAAGCTGCGGCCGTCCCGAATGGAATGGCCGCACCAGCAACCGGCCGTGGTCGGGCGCCTTTGTCGCCTGGGTAATGAGTAGCTCGGGCGTCAGCGCCGCCGATTTCCCGCGCGACGGCCGGCACGGCGGCTACCTCTCCTCGCTCTACGAGCGCCAGCGCGCCGGGCGCCGCGCCTTCGCCCTCCACGCGCCGGCCGAATACGCGCCGCGGCCCGGCGATCTCGTGTGCAGCGGCACGACCGGCCCGACCTGGCGCAACGCCGATCCGCGCACCGCGAGCCGGCGCATCGACAACACTGCCAACCATTGCGACATCGTCACCGACGTGCGCGGCGGCTTCATCCACGCGATCGGCGGTAACGTGAGGAACAGCGTGACGATGAGCCTCTATCCCGTCGACGGCCGCGGGCGGCTGCGTCCGGTCGCCGGCAAGACCTGGCTGCTGGTGGTCGAGAAGCGGATGTGA
- a CDS encoding choline dehydrogenase yields the protein MSRLFDCYDYVIIGAGSAGCAIANRLGEDYALRILVLEAGPPDNSFLLKMPAGFASLGDKSPYNWRYETTPQKHCNDRRMYWPRGKTLGGSSSINAMLYVRGHAWDYDHWRQLGNEGWSYRDVLPFFRKAENNERGADEFHGTGGPLNVANQTDPAKLNEAFLRACEQAGHKRLEDFNGAEQEGVGYYQVTQRDQERWSAASAYLRPAVERNRNNVHVVTDALVERIILDKNRAMGVRYVVGGRDEVARCEREILLCGGAVNSPHLLLLSGIGPADHLKSLGLRVWHDLPGVGGNLQDHLDAAILQFCKTRDTYDRANKLWSLWQYRRHKKGPGTSPIAESGGFLSTHDGLAAPDTQLHFLPVLVVDHGRTRLKKNGYSLHVCALRPESRGTIRLASTDPRQHPLIDANYLAERRDLQTLMDGVKMGREIFAQSGFDPYRAEEYAPGTAVRSDSELEQWIRAKCETIYHPVGTCKMGPATDRLAVVDNQCRVHGLEGLRVVDASVMPTLIGGNTNAPTMMIAERVAAFMQNKPEVAQAA from the coding sequence ATGTCTCGGCTCTTCGATTGCTACGACTACGTCATCATCGGCGCCGGCTCGGCCGGCTGCGCCATCGCCAACCGACTCGGCGAAGACTATGCGCTGCGCATCCTGGTGCTCGAGGCCGGACCACCCGACAACTCCTTCCTGCTCAAGATGCCGGCCGGCTTCGCGAGCCTCGGCGACAAGTCACCCTACAACTGGCGCTACGAGACGACGCCCCAGAAGCATTGCAACGACCGGCGCATGTACTGGCCGAGGGGCAAGACACTGGGTGGGTCGTCGTCGATCAACGCCATGCTCTACGTGCGCGGCCACGCTTGGGACTACGACCATTGGCGCCAGCTCGGCAACGAGGGGTGGAGCTACAGGGACGTCTTGCCGTTCTTCAGGAAGGCCGAGAACAACGAGCGCGGCGCCGACGAGTTTCATGGCACGGGCGGGCCGCTCAACGTCGCCAATCAGACCGACCCGGCGAAACTCAACGAAGCCTTCCTGCGCGCCTGCGAGCAGGCCGGTCACAAGCGCCTCGAGGATTTCAACGGCGCCGAGCAGGAAGGCGTCGGCTACTACCAGGTGACGCAGCGCGACCAGGAGCGCTGGAGCGCCGCCTCGGCCTATCTGCGGCCCGCCGTCGAGCGCAATAGGAACAACGTACACGTGGTCACCGACGCGCTGGTCGAGCGCATCATCCTCGACAAGAACCGCGCCATGGGTGTGCGCTATGTCGTCGGCGGCCGCGACGAGGTCGCGCGCTGCGAGCGCGAGATCCTGCTGTGCGGCGGCGCGGTGAACTCTCCGCACCTGCTGCTGCTGTCGGGCATCGGCCCGGCCGACCATCTGAAGTCGCTCGGCCTGCGCGTGTGGCACGACTTGCCCGGTGTCGGCGGCAACCTGCAGGACCATCTCGACGCCGCGATCCTGCAGTTCTGCAAGACGCGCGACACCTACGACCGCGCCAACAAGCTGTGGTCGCTGTGGCAATACCGGCGGCACAAGAAGGGCCCCGGCACCTCGCCGATCGCCGAATCGGGCGGCTTCCTCAGCACGCACGACGGCCTCGCCGCGCCCGACACACAGCTCCACTTCCTGCCGGTGCTGGTGGTCGATCACGGCCGCACGCGGCTGAAGAAGAACGGCTACAGCCTGCATGTCTGCGCACTGCGGCCCGAAAGCCGCGGCACGATCCGGCTCGCCAGCACCGATCCCAGGCAGCACCCGCTGATCGACGCCAACTACCTCGCCGAGCGACGCGACCTGCAGACGCTGATGGACGGCGTGAAGATGGGCCGCGAGATCTTCGCGCAGTCGGGCTTCGATCCCTACCGAGCCGAGGAGTACGCGCCCGGCACCGCCGTCCGCAGCGACTCCGAGCTCGAGCAATGGATCCGCGCCAAGTGCGAAACGATCTATCACCCGGTCGGCACCTGCAAGATGGGTCCGGCCACCGACCGCCTCGCCGTCGTCGACAACCAGTGCCGCGTACACGGGCTCGAAGGCCTGCGGGTCGTCGATGCGTCGGTGATGCCGACCCTGATCGGCGGCAACACCAACGCGCCGACCATGATGATCGCAGAGCGCGTCGCCGCCTTCATGCAGAACAAGCCCGAGGTCGCCCAGGCGGCGTAG
- a CDS encoding DUF2272 domain-containing protein: MALAVKRGALGVALLTLAACADRPAALAIETPVALKPLGPCPVSTWRPEAPPPTASARVSMVLLAVQEWARFGKQTIAYSTDAPPVILQLGLKERDAPERIRDYWKSVDRPYLSGLDTRMPWSAAFVSWDIGSAGVPRDLFCPDARHTIYVERIVESAQMPGAAFFAHDPKARAPAVGDLVCASREGGRTTLHNLDRGPGHCDIVVEVRPGEIHAIGGNVGDSVNRSIFPLDPAGFLVPLPERPFFVVIENRLPGEDAITGSGRGRL, encoded by the coding sequence GTGGCGCTGGCAGTGAAGCGCGGCGCGCTCGGCGTCGCGCTGCTCACGCTCGCCGCCTGTGCTGACAGGCCGGCCGCACTCGCCATCGAGACGCCAGTCGCCCTGAAGCCGCTCGGCCCCTGCCCCGTCTCGACATGGCGGCCCGAAGCGCCACCACCCACGGCCAGCGCCAGGGTGTCGATGGTCCTGCTGGCGGTGCAGGAATGGGCGCGCTTCGGCAAGCAGACCATCGCCTATTCGACCGATGCGCCACCGGTGATCCTCCAGCTCGGCCTCAAGGAGCGCGACGCGCCCGAGCGCATCCGCGACTATTGGAAGAGCGTCGACCGTCCCTACCTCAGTGGCCTCGACACGCGGATGCCATGGTCGGCCGCCTTCGTCTCGTGGGACATCGGGAGCGCCGGCGTGCCGCGCGACCTGTTCTGCCCCGACGCGCGCCACACCATCTATGTCGAGCGCATTGTCGAGAGTGCGCAGATGCCCGGCGCAGCCTTCTTCGCCCACGATCCGAAGGCGCGCGCGCCCGCGGTCGGCGACCTCGTTTGCGCTTCGCGCGAGGGCGGCCGCACGACCTTGCACAACCTCGATCGCGGCCCCGGGCATTGCGACATCGTGGTCGAGGTGCGGCCGGGCGAAATCCACGCCATCGGCGGCAACGTCGGCGATTCGGTGAACCGCTCCATCTTCCCGCTCGATCCGGCGGGCTTCCTCGTGCCGTTGCCCGAGCGGCCGTTCTTCGTCGTGATCGAGAACCGCCTGCCCGGTGAGGACGCGATCACCGGCAGCGGCCGAGGGCGGCTTTGA
- a CDS encoding VOC family protein, with amino-acid sequence MITGLDHLVVRASFVKGAVGAYETVLGRKAADGRLQAGNVGLLFEDDAATAQLAGLVFATASLDKARRLLERRALDLSLASTYGVPIALVERSEPPPPSSLLEGGEAASISALDHVVVRTPNPERAIALYAGRLGLDLRLDRSNPDWGQRLLFFRCGDLVIEMAHDLKAGVSNGPDELWGLSWRTPDIALCNKRLKDAGVEVSEPRTGRRPGTQVFTVTSHTANVPTIVIGGLWRWQ; translated from the coding sequence GTGATCACCGGCCTCGACCATCTCGTGGTGCGCGCCTCCTTCGTGAAGGGCGCGGTCGGCGCCTACGAGACTGTGCTCGGGCGCAAGGCCGCGGACGGCCGGCTGCAAGCGGGCAACGTCGGGCTGCTGTTCGAGGACGACGCCGCGACGGCGCAGCTGGCCGGCCTGGTGTTCGCCACCGCCTCGCTCGACAAGGCCAGGCGCCTGCTCGAGCGGCGCGCGCTCGATCTGTCGCTCGCGAGCACCTATGGCGTGCCGATCGCGCTGGTCGAACGTTCGGAGCCGCCGCCGCCTTCGTCCCTTCTCGAGGGCGGCGAGGCGGCGTCGATCTCCGCCCTCGACCACGTCGTGGTGCGCACGCCCAACCCCGAGCGCGCGATCGCGCTCTACGCCGGAAGACTGGGGCTCGATCTCAGGCTCGACCGCAGCAATCCCGACTGGGGCCAGCGGCTGCTGTTCTTCCGCTGCGGCGATCTGGTCATTGAGATGGCGCACGACCTGAAGGCGGGCGTGTCGAATGGGCCCGACGAGCTGTGGGGCCTCAGCTGGCGCACGCCCGACATCGCGCTCTGCAACAAGCGCCTGAAGGACGCGGGCGTCGAGGTCTCCGAGCCGCGCACCGGGCGGCGCCCGGGCACGCAGGTCTTCACCGTCACGAGCCACACGGCGAACGTGCCCACCATCGTGATCGGCGGCCTGTGGCGCTGGCAGTGA
- a CDS encoding gamma carbonic anhydrase family protein — protein sequence MAIYQLGDRKPVIPDSCFVAPEATVIGDVRLGERVSIWPGAVLRGDNEPIVIGDDSNIQEGSVLHTDPGAPLTIGKSVTVGHQVMLHGCTVGDGALIGIQAVVLNKSVIGRDCLIGAGAVITEGKTFPDRAVIFGAPAKAVRELSEDNALRLRMSAESYVRRGAEYKTKLKKIG from the coding sequence ATGGCCATCTATCAACTCGGCGACCGCAAGCCGGTCATCCCGGACTCCTGCTTCGTCGCCCCCGAGGCGACGGTCATCGGCGACGTGCGGCTGGGCGAGCGGGTCAGCATCTGGCCGGGCGCCGTGCTGCGCGGCGACAACGAGCCGATCGTGATCGGCGACGACAGCAACATCCAGGAGGGCTCGGTGCTGCACACCGATCCCGGCGCGCCGCTCACCATCGGCAAGAGCGTGACGGTCGGCCATCAGGTGATGCTGCATGGCTGCACCGTGGGCGACGGCGCGCTGATCGGCATCCAGGCCGTCGTGCTCAACAAGTCGGTGATCGGCAGGGATTGCCTGATCGGCGCCGGTGCCGTCATCACCGAGGGCAAGACCTTCCCCGACCGCGCCGTGATCTTCGGCGCGCCCGCCAAGGCGGTGCGTGAGCTCAGCGAGGACAACGCGCTGCGCCTGCGCATGAGCGCCGAGAGCTACGTCCGCCGCGGTGCCGAATACAAGACGAAGCTGAAGAAGATCGGTTAG
- a CDS encoding NUDIX domain-containing protein, with product MLVAVAHLEIAMRIVVNAVLVRGRELLMAKRSPKRRTYPGLWSFPGGHVEGGETLGRHSSGRRVRRSASW from the coding sequence ATGCTCGTGGCCGTCGCACACCTGGAGATCGCGATGCGGATTGTCGTCAACGCCGTGCTGGTCAGGGGGCGGGAGCTCCTGATGGCGAAGCGCAGCCCGAAGCGAAGGACGTACCCGGGCCTTTGGAGCTTTCCCGGTGGGCACGTCGAGGGAGGCGAAACCCTGGGCAGGCACTCGTCAGGGAGGCGCGTGAGGAGGTCGGCATCCTGGTGA
- a CDS encoding NUDIX hydrolase, which translates to MELSRWARRGRRNPGQALVREAREEVGILVTEFQQLAEIADPNALPSDLATYQLYAVTAWQSGEPRIVDDEHSELRWVTPEAAIVLTDLALAGYRPILRDLGMPSVYVNPH; encoded by the coding sequence TTGGAGCTTTCCCGGTGGGCACGTCGAGGGAGGCGAAACCCTGGGCAGGCACTCGTCAGGGAGGCGCGTGAGGAGGTCGGCATCCTGGTGACCGAGTTCCAGCAGCTCGCCGAGATCGCCGATCCCAACGCTCTGCCGAGCGACTTGGCCACGTATCAGCTCTATGCCGTCACAGCCTGGCAGAGCGGCGAACCCCGCATTGTCGACGATGAGCACAGCGAGCTTCGATGGGTCACACCGGAGGCGGCCATTGTCCTTACCGATCTGGCACTCGCGGGATATCGGCCGATCCTGCGCGATCTTGGAATGCCTTCCGTTTACGTAAACCCACATTGA
- a CDS encoding MerR family DNA-binding transcriptional regulator yields the protein MSFVAPSAKSASQRDTPRIYSIAELAREFAITPRTIRFYEDEGLIKPRRQGMTRLYSVSDRAKLTWILRGKRLGFSLAEIKELLDLYQVDRTGVQQMRELLRRSRLHIADLERRRRDLDAQIADFREVEMHVAAELRQRGADPESD from the coding sequence ATGTCGTTCGTTGCCCCGTCCGCCAAGAGCGCCAGCCAGCGCGACACGCCGCGAATCTACAGCATCGCCGAGCTGGCGCGCGAGTTCGCGATCACGCCGCGCACCATACGCTTCTACGAGGACGAGGGGCTGATCAAGCCGCGCCGCCAGGGCATGACCCGGCTCTACAGCGTCTCCGACCGCGCCAAGCTGACCTGGATCCTGCGCGGCAAGCGGCTCGGCTTCTCGCTGGCCGAGATCAAGGAGCTGCTCGATCTCTACCAGGTCGATCGCACCGGCGTGCAGCAGATGAGGGAGCTCTTGCGCCGCAGCCGCCTGCACATCGCCGATCTCGAGCGCAGGCGTCGCGACCTCGACGCGCAGATCGCCGATTTCAGGGAAGTCGAGATGCATGTCGCGGCCGAGCTGCGCCAGCGCGGCGCCGATCCCGAAAGCGACTGA